The genomic region CCATTCAAGTCATCGCGAGGATCCGGCTCTGTATACCCAAGTTCCTTGGCCTTTTTGATCTCGGTTGACCATTTTCCACCCTCTCCTTTGAGAGGTGCGAAGGAGTTGAACAGGTAGGACAGTGTGCCGCTAAATACTCCTTCAATGCGGGTAACTCGATCGCCAGTTTGAATTAAGTCGTGCAGCGTCGAGATGATGGGCATTCCGGCTCCAACTGAAGATTCATGGTAGACAAACGAACCCGCGGAATCAGCAGCAGAAAATATGTCTTGTCAAAGCTTATAGCTCTCCGAAAACGCTTTCTTGTTCGGAGTCACGATGCTGATTCCACTCCTCAGGAACAGCGGATAGGCTGAGGCAATGGCTTGTGACCTCGTGTTGTCGGCAACAATCACTTTTCTTGGAGAAGCAGATAGGTACCCGACGATCTGGGGGATTTGAGGTGGCTCGAAACCAGTTGACTCCAAGGTCTCAAGGGCAGTGTCAAATTCGATGGGCGAGTAGTCTCGGTGACAGAGCCccttgtcgatgatggcgacaTAACAGAGACGAAGATGGAGAGAGGGACGGTGCTTGGTCAGGTATGCGAACTGTTCAAGAAATTTCTATCCAACACCGCCGGCACCTAGGTACGTGACTCTATCAGTAACTCCTGGAGGCGTTggggaaaagaagagaacGGGCTCCAGAACACGCAATATCAGCAAGTTTTCGCTTACCAATAATGGCAACATAGATCTCCTTGTCGAGGCCCGGCATTTGAGGAAGCTATAATTAGGCG from Fusarium oxysporum Fo47 chromosome III, complete sequence harbors:
- a CDS encoding homoserine dehydrogenase-domain-containing protein; translation: MLPLLKFLEQFAYLTKHRPSLHLRLCYVAIIDKGLCHRDYSPIEFDTALETLESTGFEPPQIPQIVGYLSASPRKVIVADNTRSQAIASAYPLFLRNIFSAADSAGSFVYHESSVGAGMPIISTLHDLIQTGDRVTRIEGVFSGTLSYLFNSFAPLKGEGGKWSTEIKKAKELGYTEPDPRDDLNGMDVARKLTILGRLAGLPIESTTSFPVQSLIPAELQNVASSAEFLDRHPEFDSRMDEERSAASKENKVVRFVGSVDLTTKQVSVGLKWFDRSHPIAGLKGSDNVISFYTKHYGALPLTIQGAGAGGDVAAMGVTGDLLKIVSQF